In a single window of the Pleurodeles waltl isolate 20211129_DDA chromosome 4_2, aPleWal1.hap1.20221129, whole genome shotgun sequence genome:
- the LOC138293963 gene encoding skin secretory protein xP2-like: protein MEPTPPAEGMEPPPPAEEPKELPPPTESMEPPPSAEDMELTPPAEGMEPPPPAEGMEPHPPAEGMEPTPPAEGMEPPPPAEEPKELPPPTESMEPPPSAEDMELTPPAEGMEPPPPAQGMEPPPPAEGVEPPPPAEGVEPPPPAEGM from the coding sequence atggagcccactccaccagcagagggcatggagccccctccaccagcagaggaaccCAAAGAGCTCCCTCCACCAACagagagcatggagccccctccatcagcAGAGGACATGGAGctcactccaccagcagagggcatggagccccctccaccagcagagggcatggagccccatccaccagcagagggcatggagcccactccaccagcagagggcatggagccccctccaccagcagaggaaccCAAAGAGCTCCCTCCACCAACagagagcatggagccccctccatcagcAGAGGACATGGAGctcactccaccagcagagggcatggagccccctccaccagcacagggcatggagccccctccaccagcagagggcgtggagccccctccaccagcagagggcgtggagccccctccaccagcagagggcatgtag